A window of Acropora muricata isolate sample 2 chromosome 6, ASM3666990v1, whole genome shotgun sequence genomic DNA:
tagaagtacgcgaaaaggcaagaaatgtttcttgtgatgagcctacgtctgtctgaccacaaggtgttacacaacatcgcatcttcatcaagttttttttcgatttcgctcggactTTCTCGCTCGTATTTCGCACTTCAAATTTTTgcagtttaaggaatttaataaaacaattattccattcgcgcttgttggatatgagacggGTTATAgtcaactcggcgctacgcgcctcgttggctatttaccatctcatatcgaacgcacgctcatggaataattgttaaatatacatacatacatatacatacatacatacatactgggcctcatcagtgcagtgctgatgctgcgATGAAGgttaagctttaaaagccacctcgagcttcccacaaatgtggtaactcagtcctgccagagtgctcaaactagagtactctagtgagcatgcgcaattgcaaaatagcaaggactcatcccagatagagtgctcaatttggttttcacaccaaagagctatatatatatatatatatatatatataattataaataaattgtaatgcaagagtatatatttatatatgtatacaGTGTACACATATATCATCCTTTCACTCTGTGATCAACCTTGCCTTTTCTTCTCCGATAAATTACAAAGACGTTTTAAAATACTGAGCTTACATTAAGTTCATTCAAATTTTCTCAGTCTCAGAGCGAATACTGTCgtaatttgaaaatgatattgACATAACTACCAGTGGAGTGATTGCTGCAgtatttttccaatttttctggCCTTAATCAGCTCCTCCAAAAATGtattacaaaaatattttgaaataccACTTGCACTATTAATCTAAAAGCCAGTTACCATTGGTTATTACAGTCATACTTTTACTCAAAGAATCAATTAAGACTAAGAGCAACAGAAAATGGAAAAggctaataatagtaataataataacaacaaaacaaacaaaaacgcaGCATTATCTCTCTGCATGCTACCAGTATCTTCTTCCTTTCTCAATGCAACTGCAGTACACTAGCCAAAAATACTTCAATGCATTAATTGGCTAACATTTGATTGAATATATGGTCAAAGCTGTGCAAATGTTACCTATAAGCACCTACAATAATCATTTGTTGATAGCCAGGAAAACATCAATAGTTGGCAAACTAATTGTGAGTTCGCACAACTGACAAATTACTTGcgatttgaaaatacaagtccaACCAATGCTGCGGCTCCACCCATTACTAGTGCTGTACCTCCCAATATGCCAAGGCCAATTAAGCCATCtgcaaataaatgaaaagcaacaacaaacaagatGATAAGAATGGTCCTTGGAAAAGAGATCAGTTATTTGAGTAACATGTTGTATCAACTTGCAATCCCTGCTCCCTAAGTTCAATTCCTGTTCTGGCTGCcagctataataattattcttggtTATTCCCTGTTGAACTGTTTGTTTGCACTAGTAACTAACCAACATGTCCGCGCCCACTAAAAAAGGTGAACTGGATCAGCCATGTTCTGCCAAGGAGGGGTGACTGGGAAACAGAGCTGGGGTAGACAACAAAATGGTTTGCACCTAGAGTACAACAAAAATAACCAGAACAAGAAAGGTGGAAGTAGGGAGCACAGAGATGGTGATTGCAAGAGACTGAGCAGGCATTTATTGTGtgcttaccgtatttactctaATAAGCGCCGTGGCGCTTACGTAATTTTttgcgccacaagtgcggcgcttattcgagggcggcgcttattcaaggGCGGCCTTAATTAAACATTGTAACAGaatattttactttttctatatttttattcaacgctACACTTTCTgcctgttaattttcctatggactgatactaaactgatagtaaatctacaATTACAAGCGAAATTCACCCGGTGAAAAAAACCCgaaagtttcatgataacgagaacgaaaatatcagcggtgagagcatcgggggcaGCGCTTATTAAGTTTTTTGTCCCAattgcggcgcttattcgagtaaatacggtaagccTGTATCCTGTCAGTTGTGATTTTTCATATGACTTAAGGACTATCCCAGAGACAGTACGGTGGAATTAATTTCAGGAAAACCAAACATAATACCACACACAAAACCATCACTATGACAATCAGTCCACATAGCCTCTGACCTTTCTTCATCTGATCATTGATTTTTTCTTGGAGTTCAATGGCCTGCCTATTAGTAGGCTCAATCTGTAACAATCTGTTTATGTACCTTAAGGCTTTCTTGTACTCCTGgtaagaaaacaaatttaaagagaTTAAAGGCGTTGATATGATGAATTGGAGATGATTAATCCATGCAAAAATGTGCTAAGTGAGACCATAATTTATTTCAATactaaataaattattatttgattCATCATGACGTGTTCCATAAATAGTCAATAGCGATATAACTATACAAAGAAAATATCATTGTAAAATGTCATCTTCATTGGACCAAGATcaacaaattcaaaataattcatttttgtctcacACATCTATGAGAAAAGGGTTATCAGGTCACATGATTCACCAAAACTGGACTTTTCTTGCTGTTATCAGCCACTGCCTTGTCTTCCCCACCAACCATTCGTACATTTTTCTAAAGTATCAGGTCAGGTAGGATATGTATTATGTGCACAAAACTCGCTGCCTATCTTTTAACTTTGTAGTTATTCCAGGCAGCTAGCCATCTATCTTTTTTATTCAACAAATGTAAATATATTGTTTTAGTGTATCAGGGTCCAAATAAAGgttttgatgttgttgttgatgttggcAACTTTCCATTCAATATATGCCTTGTTACTTGAGGCCTTGTTATGTTGTATTTGGTCATTGTGTCTGCTTATTCCTTTTCCAAAGGCCTTTGTACTTTTATACCTAGTGTAGCTTCAGGTTGTGGTTGTCTTAACAAAGTTTAAGTTGTGTATTCCCATTTGGAATGGCTCTGGTTTTGTGTGAGAAATGTACATCAAGTATAACAGAGCCCACACTTACGCCAAGCTTGTAATATCCCTGGGCAATGAAGAAAAGATAGTCTCTTTGATCTGTGCCACTTTGACACAGTCCTATATTAGAAAACAAAGATTAGTTGTACAGAGGCCAAATTACATACAAAATTGAAACCACCACTTATATAAAAAGAGGTGGATGAAGAACGATGAATATCAAAGAGTAGTAACATTAAgaaatatataataaaaaaaaaatcattattataCACACATCAAATTGGATTTACCATTGCACAGAAAAATTCCAGAAGATATCCAATGCAtgagggaaggaaaaaaaaaacaaacaagaaaaaacctGCTCTATATTGTGTCTGTAATCATGACTACAAGCAGTCTCCATTTTGCCCCTTAGAATTATTTATAACAATACAAATAAAAGGCCAAAGTAAAAACAAGTCTTCCATCatctgaatttttttctttgaattcccAATTTAATGAAATTTGACTGTGTGATCTGTATGATCTGAAAAAGTGTAGAGAAGGTTACTTTACCTTGAAGAAGAAGTACTCCCTTTAAAATATCAGTTTTGTCATTCCCTTTAATCAAACACCAAGCATAACTAAATTGAGTTTCGGAAGAAACTTTTCCTCTCTCAAGTTCAGCATTATATGCCACCTCAAAGCGCTAGAGGAGAAAgcatgatttgaaaaaaaacaaaaattgtgtgTTTAAGGTTCATGATTCAAGTTATTAATTGATATAAGCTGGAAAGGTGACCAATTCCTTATTTTAACCATACCAAATTAAgttggcacagtggtgagaggATGGCAGTTGCTTTCCACCCAAAAAGTGGTCCAAGCTAAGGTTGATTGGTTTCCTTTAACACTCATAgattaaaattttcattcatgAGCTGACTCGCTcactgattgattgactgactggCTGAGTGATTGAGTGAGTTACTTagacaaactgattgattggaTGGCAATTCCAGAACTCCATTTTCATCAAAACCAATAATGTCCTATAATTTCAACCTATTTGGTTTATAATCTCTCCAGTGTGAGTGCGCCATTTTGAGCTTTAGCCCAGCAgagacccttatcaacttgtttgatacttaataatatacatacaaaaatttctgcattctgattggcagagagcatgtcaattaataatcccaaacatagcaaaaaaattgaaatgttttgagttcagaaagacgaaattagtgcaaaaagttgaaatgattgacaggtaccttgaataataatatacatgtaaaaatttcaccatgctgattggctgagagcatgtcaattaatcctaaacagtgcaaaaacttgacattttttgagtgcagaaagacaaaattagtgtagaaagttgaaattaaaagtgATTGACaggtgcaaaaagaggtaacaaaccaagccttctgattggtcaatgatcaaagaaactcacagatggccaatcaaatgttttgctttcaaatcaagcgcacaccctggatggcgcaattgatgacGCGATTTTTCCCTGATCGCGTGATATGCACGcctttcttctgcttaaccatctcgaaattttttcatgtatattatttaataataagtaatcacatgatttttcttgtgcaatttggaataaataagcactcgtaaatttttcaaagaccccaaattgcactcaccatacgggctcgtgcaattttgttagtctgcAAAATTTTCTCGttcttatttattccaaattgcactcgaaatcatgtgattagcTATACAAACagtcacaaaaaaacaaaatggcggacaggtTTGCTGAGTGTAACAGCATCTTAATTCAAAGTTTAAAGGATAACGCCAAAGACAAAACCACGCAACGAAGTACAAACAACTGGGTAAATGTTCCGACCAATTGGATTCCTGTAGGCGGAGCGTGTTAACCCCGTAAGGCAATGTCCAAACAAACTGTCCCCTGTTTGTCTGAAATTTTTGTACATACTTTATTAACAAGAATTGTTTTCTGTGAAAGCGACAAAGTATGACTCTCGACGATCTAAACAACTGGTACTGGATAGACCCAAAAAGGAAATAGGCAGACTTTCTCTTCGACACAGAGGAACTATGATCTGGAACTCAATTCCTAGTAGCGTTAAAGAGTATGATAATGTCATATTGTTTAAAAATCGTCTAAAGCAACTCTCCAAATTTATTAACAATTTCACTTTTGAAAAGGAAAGTTCATTGATCATAAATAAATCacctcatttttattattattgacattaataagcattattttattactattagcATACTGTACATAATTGGTCTTTTACTTCATTACTTGTAAATAAGCATATTAGTAatgcaggtccacatcagccaaCGGCTGCCAGTTTTTTTAACCTGCAACAccaaataaagtatgtatgtatgtatgtatgtatgtatgtatgtatgtaagtaatcacatgatttttttcgtgcaatttgaaataaataagcacttgtaaatttttcgaAGACTCCAGATTGGGCCAGATTGCGCTTACCCTACGgactcgtgcaattttgttagtctttgaaaaattaactCGTGCTAATTTATTCCacattgcactcgaaatcatgtaaCCACAGTTTGTCTAGAAACAATACGTTAAACCTGCCATTATAAGAATTGATGCCTTTCAAGTAAACCTGCTGTTAAATATCTGTCGAGGCAAAAACCAGTTTTACCTTGACATCGTCGACGGTAAGGCTGTCATCCATACTAAGTTCTACAGGAAAGACAACTGTAATGACTTCTTCATAAAACAAATATTACTTTCAGTTCGCATGTCAACCTCGTCTTCAGGAAGAGATCAATTTTCTCGTTCCAGACTCTGTGTTCCAATTCAAGATGGCCGGTTGATTCGTGGCATGTACAATAACAGCATAATGGCCAACGGAGAACAAGACGATAGTCTGTTAAATgctcttttcaaggaatcatttcaaggtaattttttttttaactcgaAAAAGAAGACCcccaaattttccttttaaaaaaaaatatacaaatgaCAACATCGCACTTGAACTTTCGACTTTAAGCTTTCCTCGAAGATTTCCACTGTGAATCTTTATTTTTCTCGTTGGAAGCCTTGCTTTGATGCAGCAATACTGTAACTTGGTGTCAATTTTCAAAAGGCCCGCTATCATTTAGTGTATCAGGGAAATAAAAGCAGTGCTTTAGAGCCAATCAAATGCGACTGAGCTATCAGCATGATGTCAGCTGCTTTTTgcaaatgttttcaactttCACATCATTTTAACGCACAGCTGCAAATCCAAGAAAACTCTCCTTACTTGTTTTAAAAGTATTGCAATGTGAAAGCTTGGTGCTTCCAGCAAGAAAAGTAAAGGTTCAGAGTGCAAATCTTCTAAGAAAGCATATAGTTGAGGTTTCAAGGTAAATatgcattattattatatggtaaatccctgtgctctgattggttctttctcggtcaagattttgcagtacggaccgtttccatcgAGTCGGGCCaacccgtgtatttttgttttggagcgaaggcagcaaattcaaaatttgcaaccaaaacagcgaaaaaaaaaatgtgaatattgtcattcttcactgtgaaactaccagaagaagctaaaaagattgaaattttgcgACATTTCAAAggtggatgaagaagacgaacattcgCCAAGCGAGTTTTATTATCCTGAAGATCTGGAAATTTTTTATGGAGAAACTGAAACAGGCTTCACAGAGTGCCAtgtaataaacaacttactaaccgagcttgctcgggccatACTGGGGAATATTAGTCTGTACTGCCAGGACCTCGGCCCATTATTCCCCAGTACGGTCCCCGTGTTCAGTTAGTGAGCGGTTAATATTTTTTCTAACAATAAAATATGGGTGCCTTGGTTTTTGAGTTTTCAAGGTCTTTGGGAATTGGTCCTCGTTTCCAAGACGCTCTTACCATGCACCATTGTACAAAGATTAAAGCTATCTTCCCAGGGTTTTATTTAAGATTTTAATTCAACAAAGAAGATTCAAATTCTATGAAGTTGGTGGAGGTGGATCAAAAGTACCAGGCCCTCCAGAATCTCCAGGGGCATACTGCCCTGGAAATTTTTAA
This region includes:
- the LOC136920738 gene encoding mitochondrial fission 1 protein-like isoform X2, whose amino-acid sequence is MDDSLTVDDVKRFEVAYNAELERGKVSSETQFSYAWCLIKGNDKTDILKGVLLLQGLCQSGTDQRDYLFFIAQGYYKLGEYKKALRWLNWPWHIGRYSTSNGWSRSIGWTCIFKSQVICQLCELTISLPTIDVFLAINK
- the LOC136920738 gene encoding mitochondrial fission 1 protein-like isoform X1, with the translated sequence MDDSLTVDDVKRFEVAYNAELERGKVSSETQFSYAWCLIKGNDKTDILKGVLLLQGLCQSGTDQRDYLFFIAQGYYKLGEYKKALRYINRLLQIEPTNRQAIELQEKINDQMKKDGLIGLGILGGTALVMGGAAALVGLVFSNRK